TGCCGCTCCTCGACCACCGAGACGAACTCGGTCGCCTGGCGCAACGAGGTGAAGGTGCCGGTGTCCAGCCAGGCGGTCCCACGGTCGAGCACGGTGACGGTGAGCCGGCCCTGCCGCAGGTAGTGCTCGTTGACGGCGGTGATCTCCAGCTCACCCCGTGCGCTCGGGGTGATGCCCCGGGCGACCTCGACGACGTCGGGGCCGAAGAAGTACAGCCCTGGGACCGCGTAGGAGCTCTTGGGCGCCGCTGGCTTCTCCTCGATGGAGAGGACCCGGCCGGCGTCGTCGAACTCCACGACGCCGTAGGCCGCCGGTTCGGCCACGTGGTAGGCGAAGACGTGGCCACCGTCGGGCTCGGGCAACCGGGACAGAGCGGTGCCGAGGCCCGCGCCGTAGAAGATGTTGTCGCCCAGCACCAGGGCCGCGGCCTGGCCGTCGAGGAAGTCCGCGCCGATGAGGAAGGCCTGCGCGAGGCCCTCCGGCCGGGGCTGCACCGCGTACTCGATCCGCATGCCCAACCGGCTGCCGTCACCCAGCAGCCGGGCGAAGGAGTCGCGGTCCTCCGGGGTGGTGATGACCAAGACCTCCCGGATGCCGGCCATCATCAGCGTGGAGAGCGGGTAGTAGATCATCGGCTTGTCGTAGACCGGCATGAGCTGCTTGCTGACGCCCAGGGTGATGGGCCACAGCCGGCTGCCGGTCCCACCGGCCAAGATGATCCCTCGCATCGGCTGACCGTAAGCGGCCGGTGTCCGGGAGCGGTGGTGCACTCACCCCGGCGGAGGAGGTCCGACGTGGCACGCCCCACCCCGCATCCTCGTCGCCTAGCGTCTCGGCCATGCGCGTCCTGGTCACCGGCGGTGCCGGCTTCATCGGTTCGCACTACGTGCGCACCATGCTCTCCGGCGGCTACCCGGGCTTCGAGGACGCCGAGGTCACCGTCTTCGACAAGCTCACCTACGCCGGCAACCTCGCCAACCTCGCCCCGGTGTCCGAGAGCCCGCGCTACCGGTTCGTGCAGGGGGACATCTGCTCGGCCGAGGACCTGGACGCCGCGCTGCCCGGGCACGACGCGGTCGTCCACTTCGCCGCCGAGTCCCACGTCGACCGCTCCATCACCGGCGCGGCCGGCT
The Modestobacter marinus DNA segment above includes these coding regions:
- the rfbA gene encoding glucose-1-phosphate thymidylyltransferase RfbA, whose protein sequence is MRGIILAGGTGSRLWPITLGVSKQLMPVYDKPMIYYPLSTLMMAGIREVLVITTPEDRDSFARLLGDGSRLGMRIEYAVQPRPEGLAQAFLIGADFLDGQAAALVLGDNIFYGAGLGTALSRLPEPDGGHVFAYHVAEPAAYGVVEFDDAGRVLSIEEKPAAPKSSYAVPGLYFFGPDVVEVARGITPSARGELEITAVNEHYLRQGRLTVTVLDRGTAWLDTGTFTSLRQATEFVSVVEERQGLKIGCIEEVAWRNGWLDDDGLRAVAEPLAKSGYGAYLQGLLPR